From bacterium, one genomic window encodes:
- a CDS encoding capsule assembly Wzi family protein: MTLLRRFFPLLILPLLLAPAVAWPQASVNVSTLDPVYRDIDKLVAHGLIKKIVMGQKPFSRREIARLTKEAMYYWQTKKEKASPGSVDYVETILARLKRDYAEELVQLDALPGEKPAVSAHLIEKAELDLTMTNSPSEAIPPLLPLGGIDAVINPMLDYRQGRRLVQGVNLGLETNHWLRASNYFAMLFKPRFQIGQGPAEDENRFDVLNLYGKFLIKNFEIEVGRDNLFYGQGKDAGLLLSANPRGLDMIKISNDEPFFFPWVFKYMGAQKLSFFYSDLGPEQFFPNSYLVGYKWSMEVNSFFEFGLYLATMSGGEGSPDASFGDRVLDIFPFGQVTGSDQVQIGNKFAGFDLRFRIPPARGMELYLEAA, translated from the coding sequence ACACTCGATCCGGTTTACCGCGACATCGATAAACTCGTGGCCCATGGCTTGATCAAGAAGATCGTCATGGGGCAAAAGCCCTTCTCGCGCCGTGAGATCGCCCGCTTGACCAAGGAGGCGATGTATTACTGGCAAACCAAGAAAGAAAAGGCTTCGCCGGGCAGCGTCGACTATGTCGAGACGATTCTGGCGCGCCTGAAGCGGGATTATGCCGAGGAGCTGGTCCAGCTCGACGCCCTTCCGGGCGAGAAGCCGGCCGTTTCGGCCCACTTGATCGAAAAAGCCGAGCTCGATCTGACCATGACCAACAGCCCTTCGGAGGCGATTCCGCCGCTGCTCCCGCTGGGCGGCATCGACGCGGTCATCAACCCCATGCTCGACTACCGCCAGGGCCGGCGCTTGGTCCAGGGCGTGAACCTCGGTTTGGAGACCAACCATTGGCTTCGGGCCTCCAATTATTTCGCCATGCTGTTTAAGCCGCGCTTTCAGATCGGCCAAGGGCCGGCCGAGGACGAGAACCGCTTCGACGTCCTCAACCTCTACGGGAAGTTCCTGATCAAGAATTTCGAGATCGAGGTCGGCCGGGACAACCTGTTCTACGGCCAGGGCAAGGACGCCGGGCTCTTGCTGTCGGCCAATCCCCGCGGCTTGGACATGATCAAGATCTCCAACGACGAGCCCTTTTTCTTCCCTTGGGTCTTCAAATACATGGGCGCCCAGAAGCTGAGCTTTTTCTATTCCGACCTCGGGCCCGAGCAGTTTTTTCCCAATTCCTATTTGGTTGGCTACAAGTGGAGCATGGAGGTGAACTCCTTCTTCGAGTTCGGCCTCTACCTGGCGACGATGTCGGGCGGCGAGGGATCGCCGGATGCCTCCTTTGGCGACAGGGTCCTCGACATCTTTCCCTTCGGCCAGGTCACCGGCAGCGATCAGGTCCAGATCGGCAACAAGTTCGCCGGCTTCGACTTGCGATTCCGGATCCCGCCGGCCCGAGGTATGGAGCTTTATCTCGAGGCCGC